In Plasmodium gaboni strain SY75 chromosome 7, whole genome shotgun sequence, the following are encoded in one genomic region:
- a CDS encoding putative exosome complex component CSL4, protein MSYEDDDIVIPGELLGSQNEYIMNGQNTYLLKHEIRSSILGKKIINKNNENKTIISVYNLNPASLSLPKIGDIVICKIHRVSFHMIYCYILSSHNIYTKNALKGFILKSDIHINEGELGDNFLCFQQGDIIKAKVLSIGQYSSYKLSTVGSDLGVIAAFNKKGEILRPVAWNLVLNINDMTFERRKASNDFSLLL, encoded by the exons atgaGTTATGAAGATGATGATATTGTAATACCAGGAGAGTTATTAGGTTCacaaaatgaatatataatgaatggtcaaaatacatatttgtTGAAACATGAAATAAGATCTAGTATCCTTGgtaaaaaaattataaataaaaataatgaaaataaaacaattaTAAGTGTTTATAACCTCAATCCAGCTTCTTTATCTCTTCCAAAAATAGGAGATATAGTTATATGTAAAATCCATCGTGTATCATTCCATATgatatattgttatattcTATCAtcacataatatatatacaaaaaacGCATTAAAAGgatttattttaaaaagtgatatacatataaatgaagGAGAATTAGGTGATAATTTCTTATGTTTTCAACAAGGAGATATCATAAAAGCTAAAGTTCTATCTATAGGTCAATATTCATCTTATAAATTGTCAACAGTTGGATCGGACCTAGGAGTCATAGCAgcatttaataaaaagg gTGAAATATTAAGACCAGTGGCTTGGAACCTCGTATTAAACATAAATGACATGACCTTTGAAAGAAGAAAAGCTTCAAACGATTTTTCTCTCCTtctttaa
- a CDS encoding putative membrane protein (conserved Plasmodium membrane protein, unknown function) — protein sequence MNNINLSEFNKAKVYLWKTENTCDELFYHISKKIKGLYEKINYDDLFHHLYNYIKYINCSNNDLFLRYEKPIQNCNNLYKNGVDQENQYFFNIFKNSNYVKRNGSLSISYINMIDKNIKVDQMNLFSNVFMSIGIHELKEDDDQEVDQKNKNEEEDESKRVSNMNISNNSHNNTHHDHNNNNSKEDIFFKLNDKIKNLINTYNTIHFNNSCVFIQRVLIIPSTEKYDDIIMSKIMDINENFLFSSQSEEMNISTHSASNNIIHLSKNSNNNTNEDIKNVYLNENKNIKTDFLNKNNFNVIKNSPYYDSSNNSEHILLKNNIEKNNKMCETPTSQKTNNDEKDKKNNTNIEGTKNNNTTSTNTFKFKKKYSSHFLKMFNKNIVKEYTSTNTNNTSSFLLGRGLSLDEVVSDGVRGNNSINSKHENNKMCHMNGHQSDHYNDNNNNNNNNYNYNNNYYNVIDKRSINNNNIEPNDERNKYHCIDYISNCDEEEKKTQENEEHISFIYNNFHNFKIIIFLPSIKKHFNIQYNKFFQAIIMNMFYMFIFFLYDLLTKENMWMYMHTLIDTMNYEDRKENTKTHSKRVNQERDYNKVDKEGNKNENKNENKNENKNENKNENKNENKNNKIINKNKKIKNKNYNSYEQSIKNFKLIENTQYDNPNYKEKERNNEKLKKFKRTEQNKKKERKYMQHKYVYKKNEHEKLIKKNIIKEMKKEQINTYERKNSVDNNIYINLKKYYNDVKTSIISKTEQYVIKGEELLYDGIYKVSRSSTCEENECRKNKQRNVDKSYKVDKDIDGDDKENDNEGDSDDYSDDNYSDDNYSDDNYSDDNYSDNNYSDNNYSDDNYSDSNYSDSNYSNSNYSDSNYSNSNYSNSNNSDDYDEEEISSVEENSSSDKNEAYKIKDNNTDVSSYDDSYDNSSLSDEFSGDNNSFNSNNNENSLGSLNTYEIGNKRNVSHRKDEHSKKNDDYYNDDDKMSECRSKKEKTKNKKKNVKPKNKKKNVQPKNKKKNVKPKNKKKNVQPKNKKKNVRQKNEVKDERKKKRRLSDIKNYECRIKKKAGDIYLLLGSPLDSLEIYMSCYEICKDHDDIIYEGNVIFCMILSIYLYIVQNWIHFYKLNKNKKYPFKFPEIIENFILQIQEKVLPTKYTNYSNFFFDTSYSMSIKDKGHRSNYSNYYYSHQSHNQTCNQANNQEGSQINNQEGSQINNQEGSQMNNQECTQIYNHEGMQTQTQAQGQTHNQSYNHSHNTSQQQINTLSYYNVNLSSFYNSEQSIDTSSLNIKNISSFINLLYDHMKDNSILTLDCKEEKYYFYNLIIEPHNILLYLLCIIDFKLNEVLCVLQRSSSIIAQEYFCDYFLCYIKYLLILKKKSMIYLKISKYSYNVERFDYPLYIKFHMQLALIYKYIGSFRKFTFTIYLLCISFYLNKKYYLAYYLVNNILPFYNLSYLHMNYLFKRITYEDDKNYILNNNMETTSIHNNAEINSTFLIKTIMLYNNNMCDNSNINNMLLQNTQRMNIPFXXXXXXXXXXXXXXXXKKKIKIKKKKKKKKKKKKKKKKNISINVEDINENENENENENKNNDINSNNINRNNINGNNINSNNINSNNNFNNDDPFGNKLCKSQPNDIPNKDIFSYHSNEEKNNIDMIRAVENNNIIKIFRHNNIKEKDDIYHIGNLFKDIYIYKIYESFLKPYNIVNMNRLFEFCSRYISCKSIFSLNNHMNKLNIYKKNKNKYNANIQYNILTFICSLLKEINHMDEYIFCNFLILLYLYKFLSKDKQKDILYTIYDFLNKKKKYIYFVPFITLIMDEKRKKKQRKYLKKLNNETKTFNKNNFLFCFSSLSSFSSSSQTGNITSSSEMLTDTSMASSSSLSPSSLSSLSPSDDGYGDDNNSRNCLDPIESSLSDTYNNKKINSFSKNCSIKKKNSSQEKIRSNKMNHKKKKKRNFREENKLHFLSGITEGRCAPVPILVNIEYADRSCGNEKIYMKVGKTDIERKNNTKEKKDNMMNQHNDVDEKYVDKDKNSDNLNSECHNTFNNINTCNEENIKECSEKENSKLNDSYKDVFKYNPFNEEEKNIKIQNLCSVNEIKNVIITLKNNLSVNLVLNNVTLISSGISIENYPTSVILLSKKKNNKLNKVQLSFKAKETGILFILGISYCISYYYFDQYLLYNTSALRRCFMKNKFFHHYNKKSNDATGQTTYSFNKETDNINDKRSIYEYISGHTNMDDNYLNRMYSKQGEDFASYNNNNINGSNNNNNIYGSNNNNNINGSNNNVNNFFVHFEDMHKGPSNDIYNRAKLLNYIFKVSSICSIFVIDDYFSLTSEIKLFNFSKYINIKELLDDQSYLNKYIISKNNEKKKESIIESNNIHINNITKDNLDVSCLNDKDDNSSFLKKVSHGQNISNKYKDIYHNNNNINSHSDIYCDNLVSEKLENTVEDSKREHICMTENICNDNNINMNTDQKYIDCNNQNGNKELDSMIIKKKSSYKKQHVFNRFLLHKRSSSKRLSLSFTSSILSSKSTLSFPDSSLSLSSSSSLSSGLLFPFDNVKSANINGHINDHINDHLSDHLSDHLSDHLNDHLSDHLSDHLSEPLESPKKKHIRFKALYQFNNNVKKGHKKYLHMVEGMDDRSRQNKNNISYNKEYDDSINDLHNNLYFSYDARFAELLEGEIKFLCLILENKGNIDIEFLNIKVNYKNKNMNGSYFIKFFFEKAFYIKNKDMNSMINKNNSENILNIIRINKGEHLKVKKNSCLYIPVRCIGSLLINEAYLNIFYSPYKDSIYYAEQKIKLRINVKKNISIQNIFYFPYVSFNYLHILNKLLNSNYYHTNIINILGIIKKKERTKYIPCRYEQQNGVDNNYNHPFDDNTCGGNNNKRCGNNNKRGDNNNKRGGNNNKRGGNNNPRGDNNNPRGGNNNKYGSFNIKEETHSYNNMIIKNMSRMKNTIIRDDILYNMNDNNMQLIQNIEYMNKIYYEYKENLNICIDNKYIFLELYIKNYSGYINYCKSKKLKRRPTCIVDKENNCSKWIIWIKRIKRNENLFFENEEDILNYFLQYIDYNVYLTYSRHKTVGFLSLYGSYLNSIHLKNKTLGDFFWNVTKPKMDHPTIQLNNNNNIYIKHNMYDNNNIYIKHNMYDDEEEKKNKCSYYQEKTHTHFLSNTLNFPTPFKSQEENNNDNKYNNDLYNIHTVNNIEDSQDKKDINKSDISIEKTYNDNYIKKKNSEMMNIFFEKDNYDDSYNNISFSLKNNAEYLLNVNKLFEKNFLNDIFYPYILLIPRFFHCKKKNSVIIPKCSKILDMHNYKNIGIKKKYFQSKTNQTFHVKIYLKNLSNIQLGKYTLLLYPSNLKSIKIIGSLNKTGFLSNNNINNNINNNNNNTDMNNYLNNNTNIFKSNKPYLLHSFNVYSLFQGKVFFYITIYFHQYNTLLFHHEPILITIV from the coding sequence atgaataatataaatttaagTGAATTTAATAAAGCTAAAGTGTATCTATGGAAAACAGAAAATACATGTGatgaattattttatcaCATATCAAAAAAGATAAAAGGTTTATAtgagaaaataaattatgatgatttatttcatcatttatataattatataaaatatattaattgtAGTAAcaatgatttatttttaagatATGAAAAACCTATACAGAATTGTAATAacttatataaaaatggaGTGGATCAAGAGaatcaatattttttcaacatttttaaaaattctAACTATGTTAAGAGGAATGGAAGTCTATCTATAAGTTATATTAACATGatagataaaaatataaaagttgatcaaatgaatttattttcaaacGTTTTTATGTCTATAGGAATACACGAGCTTAAAGAAGATGATGATCAAGAGGTTgatcaaaaaaataaaaatgagGAGGAAGATGAATCCAAACGTGTATCTAACATGAATATTTCGAATAATTCGCATAATAACACCCATCatgatcataataataataatagtaaggaagatatattttttaagttgaatgacaaaataaaaaatttaataaatacatacaaTACTATCCATTTTAATAACAGTTGTGTTTTTATTCAAAGAGTATTGATAATTCCGTCAACagaaaaatatgatgatattattatgtcAAAAATTATggatataaatgaaaattttttattttctagTCAAAGTGAAGAAATGAATATAAGCACCCATAGTGCTTCTaacaatattatacatctatcaaaaaattctaataataatacaaatgaagatataaagaatgtttatttaaatgaaaataaaaatattaaaactgattttttaaacaaaaataattttaatgttataaaaaacTCCCCTTATTATGATTCATCAAATAATTCTGAacatattcttttaaaaaataatatcgaaaaaaataataaaatgtgTGAAACACCAACTAGCcaaaaaacaaataatgatgaaaaggacaaaaaaaataatactaATATAGAAggaacaaaaaataataatacaacTAGTACAAATACTTttaaattcaaaaaaaaatattcttctcattttttaaaaatgtttaataaaaacatagtaaaagaatatacatctacaaatacaaataatacTTCATCCTTTCTTTTAGGAAGGGGGCTATCACTAGATGAAGTCGTGTCTGATGGAGTAAGAGGAAACAATTCAATAAACTCAAAAcatgaaaataataaaatgtgTCATATGAATGGACATCAGAGTGATCATTAcaatgataataataataataataataataattataattataataataattattataatgttATAGACAAACGAtctataaataataataatattgaacCGAATGATGAACGAAACAAATATCATTGTATTGATTATATTTCAAACTGtgatgaagaagaaaaaaaaactcAAGAGAATGAGGAACacatttcttttatttataacaaTTTTCATAActttaaaataattatatttttaccttccataaaaaaacattttaatatacaatataataaattctttcaagcaataattatgaacatgttttatatgttcattttttttttatatgatcTACTAACAAAAGAAAACATGTGGATGTATATGCACACACTTATAGATACTATGAATTATGAAGATAGAAAAGAAAACACAAAGACTCATAGCAAGCGTGTTAATCAAGAAAGGGATTACAACAAAGTAGACAAAGaaggaaataaaaatgaaaataaaaatgaaaataaaaatgaaaataaaaatgaaaataaaaatgaaaataaaaatgaaaataaaaataataaaataataaataaaaataaaaaaataaagaataaaaattataattcatATGAACAAAGTATCAAAAACTTTAAACTTATAGAAAATACACAATATGATAATCCAAATTATAAAGAGAAAGAACGAAATAATGAAaagttaaaaaaatttaaaagaacagaacaaaataagaaaaaagaaagaaaatatatgcaacataaatatgtgtataaaaaaaatgaacatgaaaaattaataaagaaaaatattattaaggaaatgaaaaaagaGCAAATAAATACttatgaaagaaaaaatagtgtggataataatatatatattaatctAAAAAAATACTACAACGATGTAAAAACAAGTATTATATCTAAGACGGAGCAGTATGTTATTAAAGGTGAAGAGTTATTATATGATGGAATTTATAAAGTTTCTCGTTCAAGTACTTGTGAAGAGAATGAATGTAGAAAGAATAAACAAAGAAATGTTGATAAATCATATAAGGTTGATAAGGATATTGATGGAGATGATAAAGAGAATGATAATGAAGGTGATAGTGATGATTATAgtgatgataattatagtgatgataattatagtgatgataattatagtgatgataattatagtgataataattatagtgataataattatagtgatgataattataGTGATTCTAATTACAGCGATTCTAATTACAGTAATTCTAATTACAGCGATTCTAATTACAGTAATTCTAATTACAGTAATTCTAATAACAGTGATGATTATGATGAAGAGGAGATATCTTCTGTCGAAGAAAATTCTTCAAgtgataaaaatgaagcatacaaaataaaagataataatacaGATGTTAGTTCATATGATGATAGTTATGATAACAGCTCATTGAGTGATGAATTTTCTGgtgataataattcatttaattcaaataataatgagaATAGTCTTGGTTCACTTAATACTTATGAGATAGGtaataaaagaaatgtATCCCATCGAAAGGATGAACATTCTAAAAAGAATgatgattattataatgatgatgataaaatGTCAGAATGTAGAAGCAAAAAAgagaaaacaaaaaataaaaaaaaaaatgtgaaaccaaaaaataaaaaaaaaaatgtgcaacccaaaaataaaaaaaaaaatgtgaaacccaaaaataaaaaaaaaaatgtgcaacccaaaaataaaaaaaaaaatgtgagacaaaaaaatgaagtgaaagatgaaagaaaaaagaaaagacGCCTTTctgatataaaaaattatgaatgtaggattaaaaagaaagcaggtgatatatatttattattagGTAGTCCATTAGATTCCTtggaaatatatatgagttgttatgaaatatgtaaagatcatgatgatataatatatgaaggaaatgttatattttgtatGATATTGtctatttatttatatatagttCAAAATTGgattcatttttataaattaaataaaaataaaaagtatCCTTTTAAATTTCCTGAGATTAttgaaaattttatattacaaattCAAGAAAAGGTTCTACCTACAAAATATACTAATTattcaaattttttttttgatacATCTTATAGTATGTCTATAAAGGATAAGGGTCATCGAAGTAATTATTCtaactattattattctcaTCAGTCACATAATCAAACATGCAATCAAGCAAATAATCAGGAAGGTAGtcaaataaataatcaAGAAGGTAGCCAAATAAATAATCAAGAAGGTAGCCAAATGAATAATCAAGAATGCACGCAGATATATAATCACGAAGGTATGCAAACACAAACACAAGCACAAGGACAAACACACAACCAATCATATAACCATTCACATAATACATCACAACAACAAATAAACACCCtttcttattataatgtaaatttatcatcattttataattcaGAACAAAGTATAGATACTTCTAGtttgaatataaaaaatatttctagttttataaatttattgTATGACCACATGAAAGATAATTCTATTCTAACCCTAGATTgtaaagaagaaaaatattatttttataatttaattattgagccacataatattttattatatttattatgtattatagattttaaattaaatgaagTATTGTGTGTATTACAAAGAAGTTCATCAATCATTGCACAAGAATATTTTTgtgattattttttatgttatataaaatatcttttaatattaaaaaagaaaagtatgatatatttaaaaataagtaaatattcttataatgTTGAAAGGTTTGATTATCctttgtatataaaatttcACATGCAGTTGgctttaatatataaatatattggatcttttagaaaatttacctttacaatatatttattatgtatatcattttatttgaataaaaaatattatttagCATATTATCTTGTTAACAATATATTAcctttttataatttgtCTTATCTTCATATGAATTAtctttttaaaagaatCACATATGAGGATgacaaaaattatattctAAACAATAATATGGAGACTACATCTATTCATAATAATGCTGAAATAAATTCCAcctttttaattaaaacaattatgttatataataataatatgtgtGATAACagtaatataaataatatgcTACTACAAAATACGCAGAGAATGAATATACCGTTTNNNNNNNNNNNNNNNNNNNNNNNNNNNNNNNNNNNNNNNNNNNNNNaaaaaaaaaaaataaaaataaaaaaaaaaaaaaaaaaaaaaaaaaaaaaaaaaaaaaaaaaaaaaaaaaatatatctataaatgtggaagatataaatgaaaatgaaaatgaaaatgaaaatgaaaataaaaataatgatattaatagtaataatattaataggaataatattaatgggaataatattaatagtaataatattaatagtaataataattttaataatgatgatcCATTTGGTAATAAATTATGCAAATCACAACCAAATGATATACCCAACaaagatatattttcttatcattcaaatgaagaaaagaataatattgatatgATTAGAGCTGTcgaaaataataatataataaaaatatttagacataataatataaaagaaaaggatgacatatatcatataggaaatttatttaaagatatatatatttataagatttatgaatcatttttaaaacCTTATAATATAGTAAATATGAATAGATTATTTGAATTTTGTTCTCGTTATATTAGTTGTAAAAGTATTTTTAGtttaaataatcatatgaataaattaaatatatataaaaaaaataaaaataaatataatgcaaatatacaatataatattcttacttttatatgttctttattaaaggaaataaatcatatggatgaatatattttttgtaatttcttaatattattatatttatataaatttttatcGAAAGACAAAcaaaaagatatattatatactatatatgatttcttaaataaaaaaaaaaaatatatttatttcgTACCATTTATAACTTTAATAATGGATgaaaagagaaaaaaaaaacaaagaaaatatttaaaaaaattaaataatgaaacAAAGACgtttaataaaaataatttcttattttgtttttcatctttatcatctttttcttcatcatcaCAAACGGGGAATATAACATCCTCATCTGAAATGTTAACCGACACATCAATGGCATCATCATCGTCTTTGTCACCATCGTCTTTGTCATCATTATCACCATCAGATGATGGCTATggtgatgataataattcaaGAAATTGTTTAGATCCCATTGAATCAAGTTTATCtgatacatataataacaaaaagATTAATTCGTTTTCAAAAAATTGTTcaatcaaaaaaaaaaatagttcccaagaaaaaataagatcaaacaaaatgaatcataaaaaaaaaaaaaaaagaaattttagggaagaaaataaattgCATTTCTTATCTGGAATAACAGAGGGTAGATGTGCACCTGTTCCTATTCTTGTAAACATTGAATATGCTGATAGGAGTTGTGGCAATGagaaaatttatatgaagGTTGGTAAGACAGATatagaaagaaaaaataacacaaaagaaaagaaagaTAATATGATGAATCAACATAATGATGTGGATGAAAAATATGTTGATAAAGACAAGAACTCAGACAATTTAAACTCTGAATGTCataatacatttaataatattaatacatgcaatgaagaaaatataaaagaatgttcagaaaaagaaaattcTAAATTGAATGATTCTTATAAAGACgtttttaaatataatccatttaatgaagaagaaaaaaacataaaaatacaaaatttGTGTTCTGTgaatgaaataaaaaatgttataataactttaaaaaataatttatctGTAAACTTAGTATTAAATAATGTGACTTTAATATCATCAGGAATATCTATAGAAAATTATCCAACTAgtgttatattattatcaaaaaaaaagaataataaattaaataaagtGCAATTATCTTTTAAGGCTAAAGAAACGggtattttatttatattagGGATATCATATTGTATTagttattattattttgatcaatatttgttatataatacttCAGCTTTAAGAAGATGTTTTATGAAGAATAAATTCtttcatcattataataaaaaaagtaatgATGCTACAGGTCAAACCACATATAGCTTTAATAAAGAAAcagataatataaatgataaaaggagtatttatgaatatatatctGGTCACACTAATATGGATGACAATTATTTAAATAGAATGTATTCTAAACAAGGGGAAGATTTCGCGtcttataataataataatattaatggtagtaataataataataatatttatggtagtaataataataataatattaatggtagtaataataatgtgaataatttttttgttcattttgAAGATATGCATAAAGGACCAAGTAATGACATATACAATCGAGCGAAACTATTAAATTATATCTTCAAAGTATCTAGTATATGTTCCATATTTGTTATTGatgattatttttctttaacATCTGAAATTAaactttttaattttagtaaatatattaatataaaagaattattagATGATCAATCgtatttaaataaatatatcatatctaaaaataatgagaaaaaaaaagaatcCATTATAgaaagtaataatatacacattaataatataacaaagGATAATCTAGATGTATCTTGTTTGAATGATAAGGATGATAATAgttcttttttaaaaaaggTAAGCCATGGtcaaaatatatctaataaatataaagacatatatcataataataataatataaatagtCATAGTGATATATATTGTGATAATCTTGTAAGTgaaaaattagaaaataCTGTAGAGGATTCAAAGAGAGaacatatatgtatgacagaaaatatttgtaatgataataatataaatatgaatacTGATCagaaatatatagattgtaataatcaaaatggaaataaagaattagattctatgataataaaaaaaaaaagttcatataaaaaacagcatgtttttaatagatttttattacataaaaGAAGTAGTTCAAAAAGATTATCTTTATCATTTACTTCTTCTATATTGTCATCAAAATCGACATTATCCTTTCCAGATTCTTCATTGTCATTGTCGTCgtcatcatcattatcatctgggttattatttccttttGACAATGTGAAATCTGCCAATATAAATGGCCATATAAATGACCATATAAATGACCATTTAAGTGACCATTTAAGTGACCATTTAAGTGACCATTTAAATGACCATTTAAGTGACCATTTAAGTGACCATTTAAGTGAACCACTTGAATcaccaaaaaaaaaacacatTCGATTCAAAGCATTATATCAATTTAATAACAATGTAAAAAAAGGACATAAGAAATATCTTCACATGGTGGAAGGAATGGATGATAGGTCTAgacaaaacaaaaataatatatcttataaCAAAGAATATGATGATAGTATAAATGACTTACacaataatttatatttttcttatgATGCACGATTTGCAGAATTATTAGAAGGAgaaattaaatttttatgtttaatattagaaaataaaggaaatattgatattgaatttttaaatataaaagtaaattataagaataaaaatatgaatggtagttattttataaagtttttttttgaaaaagcattttatattaaaaataaggATATGAATTCaatgataaataaaaataatagtgaaaatattttaaatatcataagaataaataaGGGAGAACATTTAAAAGTTAAGAAAAATTcttgtttatatataccaGTTCGATGTATAGGTTCTTTGTTAATCAATGAAGcttatttaaatattttttattctcCTTATAAAGatagtatatattatgcagaacaaaaaattaaattaagAATTAACgtaaagaaaaatattagtattcagaatatattttattttccttatgttagttttaattatttgcatatattaaataaattattaaatagtaattattatcatacaaatataataaatattttaggaattataaaaaagaaggaaagaacaaaatatatcCCTTGTAGGTATGAGCAACAAAATGGGgtagataataattataatcatCCTTTTGATGATAACACATGTGGTggtaataataacaaaCGTTGTggtaataataacaaacgtggtgataataataacaaacGTGGTggtaataataacaaaCGTGGTGGTAATAATAACCCACGtggtgataataataaccCACGTGGtggtaataataataaatatggCAGCTTCaatataaaagaagaaactcattcatataataatatgattataaaaaatatgtcTAGAATGAAGAATACAATTATAAGagatgatatattatataacatgAATGATAATAACATGCAATTAATACAGAATATTGAgtatatgaataaaatatattatgaatataaagagaatttaaatatatgtatagataataaatatatattcttagaattatatataaaaaattatagtggttatattaattattgtaagagcaaaaaattaaaaagaagaCCTACTTGTATAGttgataaagaaaataattgTAGTAAATGGATTATATGgattaaaagaataaagagaaatgaaaatttattttttgaaaatgaagaagatatattaaattatttcttacaatatatagattataatgtatatttgACATATTCTAGACATAAAACAGTTGGATTCTTAAGTCTTTATGGTTCCTATTTAAATAGTATACAtctaaaaaataaaacattagGTGATTTTTTTTGGAATGTAACAAAGCCAAAAATGGATCACCCAACAATtcaattaaataataataataatatatatataaaacacaatatgtatgataataataatatatatataaaacacAATATGTATGATGATGAGgaagagaaaaaaaacaaatgCTCCTATTATCAAGAAAAAACACATACACATTTTCTTTCAAATACACTAAATTTTCCAACTCCCTTTAAAAGTCAAGAAGAAAACAATAATgacaataaatataataacgatttatataatattcatacTGTGAATAATATAGAAGATTCTCAAGATAAAAAGGATATTAATAAATCCGATATATCAATAgaaaaaacatataatgataattatataaaaaaaaaaaactcagaaatgatgaatattttttttgaaaaggataattatgatgatTCTTATAACAACATATCCTTTagtttaaaaaataatgctgaatatttattaaatgtaaataaattattcGAAAAAAACTTTcttaatgatatattttatccatatatattattaataccTAGATTCTTTcattgtaaaaaaaaaaacagtGTTATTATTCCTAAATGTTCTAAAATTTTAGATATgcataattataaaaatataggaatcaaaaaaaaatattttcaatcCAAAACAAATCAAACATTTCatgttaaaatatatttaaaaaatttatcGAATATTCAACTAGGTAAATAtactttattattatatccATCTAATTTAAAATCTATTAAAATTATAGGTAGTCTTAATAAAACTGgatttttatcaaataataatattaacaataatattaacaataataataataataccGATATGAAcaattatttaaataataatacaaatatttttaaatctAATAAACCATACCTTTTACATTCATTCAATGTTTATTCTTTATTCCAAGGAAAAgttttcttttatataactatatattttcatcaatataacactttattatttcatcaCGAGCCCATATTAATAACAATAGTATAA